Within the Cytophagia bacterium CHB2 genome, the region GATGACGCATCCGTATTATGAATTCACCGAGAAAGGTTACCTGGTCGATATTGTCAGCCGCAAAGGCGGCAAACTGCAAATCGATTCCTTCAGCGATCCGCGTGATGCCAGCGGGTATTCCACAAACGATTTGATTCGCATGGGGTTTTTGAGTACACCCAAACTTGCGGCACTCCTGGAGAACACGCGCAGCATCGCAGAGGTGAATATCTGCGGACGATGATGCGCTCTTTCTCGCCGGCGGGCAATCGCCGATGTACACGTTCAGCGATGATACCAGGCTGCACAAATTCGTTGCCGACTTTTATGAAGCGGGCAAGGTTGTGGCGGTCGTTTGTCACGGCACATGCGTGTTGTTGAAAGTCAAACTTTCCGGCGGCAAATTACTCGTTGACGGCAAAACCTGGACGGGCTTCGCGAACGCTGAAGAACAATTTGCCGATGCCTTCGTCGGCAAACGCATTCAACCGTTTTGGATTGAAGACGAAGCGAAAAAATTGCCGAATACAAATTTCATAGTGACCGGCCGGTTCAAGCCGTTTGCGATTCGTGACGGGCGCTTGATCACCTGCCAGCAACAGTACTCGGGAACGGCGGCGGCAAAATTGGTGATTGAAGCGTTGGGAGTTTAGGCGTGTCTTCGTTGTCGCGGTTTGTGAGTTCAGAAATTCAAACTGGGGCCGGCTTCAATCATTTTGCCGCTTGAAATCACCCCAATAGTCACCATCAGACTTGAC harbors:
- a CDS encoding type 1 glutamine amidotransferase domain-containing protein; the encoded protein is MSADDDALFLAGGQSPMYTFSDDTRLHKFVADFYEAGKVVAVVCHGTCVLLKVKLSGGKLLVDGKTWTGFANAEEQFADAFVGKRIQPFWIEDEAKKLPNTNFIVTGRFKPFAIRDGRLITCQQQYSGTAAAKLVIEALGV